One part of the Haliaeetus albicilla chromosome 9, bHalAlb1.1, whole genome shotgun sequence genome encodes these proteins:
- the LOC104311468 gene encoding transient receptor potential cation channel subfamily V member 2 isoform X1, whose amino-acid sequence MDNFTNGQPGPGQRNRLMGLLETDDSIQEDKPASSKKEERSGHGKKGEPRPLETPYQKESSDFPPKVKINLNYRPGLVSNQKDPNRFDRDRLFSAVSRGSPEALDGLLEYLRRTSKFLTNSEYTDAKTGKTCLMKALLNLKNGKNDTIPLLLEIDQKTQNPRPLVNVACSDCYYRGQTALHIAIEKRSLDLVKLLVENGADVHARAHGEFFKKKKEGVSFYFGELPLSLAACTNQLEVVEYLLNNPHQKASLQEQDTQGNTVLHALVMIADDTEENTKFVSTTYVEILKAGVKVDPTWKLEEIVNYDGLNPLQLAAKTGKVEIFKHIIQREIKDPVYRHLSRKFTEWTYGPIHVSLYDLSSIDSFEENSVLEILAYSSDTPNRYKMVVLEPLNKLLQQKWETFASKRFYFSFVSYLSFMIIFTAIAYYQPLRVKPSFPVEFTAGGFLWVSGLIIILLGGIYLIFAQSLYLRRRRQSLKTMCSDSCIEILIFIQAFSLLLSAVLYGASSENYVAVMVFSLLLGWVNTLYYTRGFQRTGIYSVMIQKTILRDLLRFLLVYIIFLFGFAAGKALLSIRLQAGLQEVNFSEEDSNSVFLIALVTLMGDAPSVSQNKSLAQLESAGSHAMYGGLLSVSLELFKITIGMGDLDFQEHARFRYFVMFLLLLFVILTYILLLNMLIALMSETVTDISGYSKSIWKLQRAIAILEIEKAWLWRQGGKRRSGCFMSVGLNKKDERWCFRVEEIKWTNWAKDVGVLKEDPGNTSDSEINPEETRSWKRMPQKQLRSAVSEEQSLLQPQLSATEMIPLEGQTRNL is encoded by the exons ATGGATAACTTCACAAATGGGCAGCCGGGCCCAGGTCAGAGGAACAGGTTGATGGGATTGCTAGAAACAGATGACAGTATCCAGGAAGATAAACCTGCATCtagtaaaaaggaagaaagatcaggacatggaaagaaaggagagcCACGACCCTTGGAGACGCCTTATCAGAAGGAGAGCAGTGACTTTCCTCCTAAAGTCAAGATTAATCTGAACTATCGGCCAGGGCTCGTCAGCAA CCAAAAGGACCCCAATCGCTTTGACAGAGACAGGCTCTTCAGCGCAGTCTCAAGGGGCAGCCCTGAGGCACTGGATGGTTTACTTGAGTACTTACGGAGGACCTCCAAATTTCTCACCAATTCTGAATACACAG ATGCAAAGACTGGGAAGACCTGCTTAATGAAAGCCCTGTTGAacttaaaaaatggaaagaatgacacAATCCCACTTTTGCTGGAAATAGACCAAAAGACACAGAATCCCAGGCCACTTGTTAATGTGGCATGCTCTGACTGTTACTACAGAG GCCAGACAGCACTCCATATTGCCATAGAGAAAAGGAGCCTAGATTTAGTGAAACTTCTAGTAGAGAATGGAGCTGATGTCCATGCCAGAGCCCATGGTGAATTCttcaagaagaagaaagaaggagtTAGCTTTTATTTTG GTGAGCTTCCCCTCTCCTTGGCTGCTTGTACCAACCAGCTTGAGGTGGTGGAATATCTTCTAAACAATCCCCACCAGAAGGCCAGCCTCCAGGAGCAAGATACACAGGGCAACACAGTCCTCCATGCCCTGGTGATGATTGCAGATGACACTGAGGAGAACACCAAGTTTGTGAGCACAACATATGTTGAGATCTTAAAGGCAGGTGTGAAGGTTGACCCAACGTGGAAACTGGAGGAGATAGTGAACTATGATGGACTAAATCCTCTGCAGCTTGCTGCCAAGACAGGCAAAGTGGAG ATCTTCAAGCACATCATCCAAAGAGAGATCAAAGACCCAGTGTACAGGCACCTGTCACGCAAGTTCACTGAATGGACGTATGGACCTATCCATGTGTCTCTCTATGACTTGTCCTCTATAGACAGCTTTGAGGAAAACTCTGTGCTGGAGATTCTGGCATACAGCAGTGACACACCG AATCGGTACAAGATGGTGGTTTTGGAGCCACTGAACAAACTGCTTCAGCAAAAGTGGGAAACATTTGCTTCCAAGAGATTCTACTTCAGTTTTGTCTCATACTTGTCATTCATGATCATCTTTACAGCCATTGCATACTATCAACCCTTACGGGTAAAG CCTTCATTTCCAGTGGAGTTCACAGCTGGAGGCTTCCTGTGGGTCTCTGGACTGATCATTATCTTGCTAGGAGGCATTTATCTAATCTTTGCTCAG AGTCTGTACTTGCGGAGGAGACGCCAGTCCCTGAAGACTATGTGTTCTGACAGCTGCATTGAGATCTTGAT CTTCATCCAGGCTTTCTCATTGCTGCTGTCAGCCGTCCTGTATGGTGCAAGTTCAGAAAATTATGTGGCAGTGATGGTGTTCTCCCTGCTTTTGGGATGGGTGAACACGCTGTATTACACTCGGGGCTTTCAACGCACTGGGATCTACAGTGTCATGATACAGAAG ACTATCCTGAGAGATCTACTGCGTTTCCTCTTGGTTTATATCATCTTCCTCTTTGGCTTTGCTGCAGGTAAGGCCTTACTCAGCATTAGGTTGCAGGCTGGGCTGCAAGAAGtaaatttttctgaagaagattcaaattctgtttttctcataGCTCTGGTTACGCTGATGGGGGACGCTCCTTCGGTCTCTCAGAACAAGTCTCTTGCTCAGTTGGAGAGTGCTGGGAGCCATGCTATGTACGGTGGGCTGCTTAGTGTTTCCCTGGAGCTCTTCAAGATCACCATTGGGATGGGTGACCTGGATTTCCAGGAACATGCCAGATTCAGATACTTCGTcatgttcctgctgcttctctttgtgATCCTCACTTACATTCTTTTGCTCAACATGCTGATTGCGCTCATGAGCGAGACTGTCACAGATATTTCTGGTTACAGCAAAAGCATCTGGAAGCTGCAG AGGGCTATTGCTATTCTAGAAATAGAGAAGGCCTGGCTGTGGCGCCAAGGTGGGAAGAGGAGATCTGGCTGCTTCATGTCAGTGGGCCTCAATAAGAAAGATGAGAGGTGGTGTTTCAG AGTAGAGGAAATTAAATGGACGAATTGGGCAAAGGATGTGGGAGTTCTTAAGGAAGACCCTGGAAACACCAGTGATTCAGAAATAAATCCAGAAG AGACAAGATCATGGAAACGGATGCCACAGAAACAACTGAGATCAGCTGTTTCAGAGGAGCAGTCACTGTTACAGCCCCAGCTATCAGCAACTGAGATGATACCTCTAGAGGGACAAACCAGAAATCTTTAG
- the LOC104311468 gene encoding transient receptor potential cation channel subfamily V member 2 isoform X2: protein MDNFTNGQPGPGQRNRLMGLLETDDSIQEDKPASSKKEERSGHGKKGEPRPLETPYQKESSDFPPKVKINLNYRPGLVSNQKDPNRFDRDRLFSAVSRGSPEALDGLLEYLRRTSKFLTNSEYTDAKTGKTCLMKALLNLKNGKNDTIPLLLEIDQKTQNPRPLVNVACSDCYYRGQTALHIAIEKRSLDLVKLLVENGADVHARAHGEFFKKKKEGVSFYFGELPLSLAACTNQLEVVEYLLNNPHQKASLQEQDTQGNTVLHALVMIADDTEENTKFVSTTYVEILKAGVKVDPTWKLEEIVNYDGLNPLQLAAKTGKVEIFKHIIQREIKDPVYRHLSRKFTEWTYGPIHVSLYDLSSIDSFEENSVLEILAYSSDTPNRYKMVVLEPLNKLLQQKWETFASKRFYFSFVSYLSFMIIFTAIAYYQPLRVKPSFPVEFTAGGFLWVSGLIIILLGGIYLIFAQSLYLRRRRQSLKTMCSDSCIEILIFIQAFSLLLSAVLYGASSENYVAVMVFSLLLGWVNTLYYTRGFQRTGIYSVMIQKTILRDLLRFLLVYIIFLFGFAAALVTLMGDAPSVSQNKSLAQLESAGSHAMYGGLLSVSLELFKITIGMGDLDFQEHARFRYFVMFLLLLFVILTYILLLNMLIALMSETVTDISGYSKSIWKLQRAIAILEIEKAWLWRQGGKRRSGCFMSVGLNKKDERWCFRVEEIKWTNWAKDVGVLKEDPGNTSDSEINPEETRSWKRMPQKQLRSAVSEEQSLLQPQLSATEMIPLEGQTRNL from the exons ATGGATAACTTCACAAATGGGCAGCCGGGCCCAGGTCAGAGGAACAGGTTGATGGGATTGCTAGAAACAGATGACAGTATCCAGGAAGATAAACCTGCATCtagtaaaaaggaagaaagatcaggacatggaaagaaaggagagcCACGACCCTTGGAGACGCCTTATCAGAAGGAGAGCAGTGACTTTCCTCCTAAAGTCAAGATTAATCTGAACTATCGGCCAGGGCTCGTCAGCAA CCAAAAGGACCCCAATCGCTTTGACAGAGACAGGCTCTTCAGCGCAGTCTCAAGGGGCAGCCCTGAGGCACTGGATGGTTTACTTGAGTACTTACGGAGGACCTCCAAATTTCTCACCAATTCTGAATACACAG ATGCAAAGACTGGGAAGACCTGCTTAATGAAAGCCCTGTTGAacttaaaaaatggaaagaatgacacAATCCCACTTTTGCTGGAAATAGACCAAAAGACACAGAATCCCAGGCCACTTGTTAATGTGGCATGCTCTGACTGTTACTACAGAG GCCAGACAGCACTCCATATTGCCATAGAGAAAAGGAGCCTAGATTTAGTGAAACTTCTAGTAGAGAATGGAGCTGATGTCCATGCCAGAGCCCATGGTGAATTCttcaagaagaagaaagaaggagtTAGCTTTTATTTTG GTGAGCTTCCCCTCTCCTTGGCTGCTTGTACCAACCAGCTTGAGGTGGTGGAATATCTTCTAAACAATCCCCACCAGAAGGCCAGCCTCCAGGAGCAAGATACACAGGGCAACACAGTCCTCCATGCCCTGGTGATGATTGCAGATGACACTGAGGAGAACACCAAGTTTGTGAGCACAACATATGTTGAGATCTTAAAGGCAGGTGTGAAGGTTGACCCAACGTGGAAACTGGAGGAGATAGTGAACTATGATGGACTAAATCCTCTGCAGCTTGCTGCCAAGACAGGCAAAGTGGAG ATCTTCAAGCACATCATCCAAAGAGAGATCAAAGACCCAGTGTACAGGCACCTGTCACGCAAGTTCACTGAATGGACGTATGGACCTATCCATGTGTCTCTCTATGACTTGTCCTCTATAGACAGCTTTGAGGAAAACTCTGTGCTGGAGATTCTGGCATACAGCAGTGACACACCG AATCGGTACAAGATGGTGGTTTTGGAGCCACTGAACAAACTGCTTCAGCAAAAGTGGGAAACATTTGCTTCCAAGAGATTCTACTTCAGTTTTGTCTCATACTTGTCATTCATGATCATCTTTACAGCCATTGCATACTATCAACCCTTACGGGTAAAG CCTTCATTTCCAGTGGAGTTCACAGCTGGAGGCTTCCTGTGGGTCTCTGGACTGATCATTATCTTGCTAGGAGGCATTTATCTAATCTTTGCTCAG AGTCTGTACTTGCGGAGGAGACGCCAGTCCCTGAAGACTATGTGTTCTGACAGCTGCATTGAGATCTTGAT CTTCATCCAGGCTTTCTCATTGCTGCTGTCAGCCGTCCTGTATGGTGCAAGTTCAGAAAATTATGTGGCAGTGATGGTGTTCTCCCTGCTTTTGGGATGGGTGAACACGCTGTATTACACTCGGGGCTTTCAACGCACTGGGATCTACAGTGTCATGATACAGAAG ACTATCCTGAGAGATCTACTGCGTTTCCTCTTGGTTTATATCATCTTCCTCTTTGGCTTTGCTGCAG CTCTGGTTACGCTGATGGGGGACGCTCCTTCGGTCTCTCAGAACAAGTCTCTTGCTCAGTTGGAGAGTGCTGGGAGCCATGCTATGTACGGTGGGCTGCTTAGTGTTTCCCTGGAGCTCTTCAAGATCACCATTGGGATGGGTGACCTGGATTTCCAGGAACATGCCAGATTCAGATACTTCGTcatgttcctgctgcttctctttgtgATCCTCACTTACATTCTTTTGCTCAACATGCTGATTGCGCTCATGAGCGAGACTGTCACAGATATTTCTGGTTACAGCAAAAGCATCTGGAAGCTGCAG AGGGCTATTGCTATTCTAGAAATAGAGAAGGCCTGGCTGTGGCGCCAAGGTGGGAAGAGGAGATCTGGCTGCTTCATGTCAGTGGGCCTCAATAAGAAAGATGAGAGGTGGTGTTTCAG AGTAGAGGAAATTAAATGGACGAATTGGGCAAAGGATGTGGGAGTTCTTAAGGAAGACCCTGGAAACACCAGTGATTCAGAAATAAATCCAGAAG AGACAAGATCATGGAAACGGATGCCACAGAAACAACTGAGATCAGCTGTTTCAGAGGAGCAGTCACTGTTACAGCCCCAGCTATCAGCAACTGAGATGATACCTCTAGAGGGACAAACCAGAAATCTTTAG
- the LOC104311468 gene encoding transient receptor potential cation channel subfamily V member 2 isoform X3, which yields MDNFTNGQPGPGQRNRLMGLLETDDSIQEDKPASSKKEERSGHGKKGEPRPLETPYQKESSDFPPKVKINLNYRPGLVSNQKDPNRFDRDRLFSAVSRGSPEALDGLLEYLRRTSKFLTNSEYTDAKTGKTCLMKALLNLKNGKNDTIPLLLEIDQKTQNPRPLVNVACSDCYYRGQTALHIAIEKRSLDLVKLLVENGADVHARAHGEFFKKKKEGVSFYFGELPLSLAACTNQLEVVEYLLNNPHQKASLQEQDTQGNTVLHALVMIADDTEENTKFVSTTYVEILKAGVKVDPTWKLEEIVNYDGLNPLQLAAKTGKVEIFKHIIQREIKDPVYRHLSRKFTEWTYGPIHVSLYDLSSIDSFEENSVLEILAYSSDTPNRYKMVVLEPLNKLLQQKWETFASKRFYFSFVSYLSFMIIFTAIAYYQPLRVKPSFPVEFTAGGFLWVSGLIIILLGGIYLIFAQSLYLRRRRQSLKTMCSDSCIEILIFIQAFSLLLSAVLYGASSENYVAVMVFSLLLGWVNTLYYTRGFQRTGIYSVMIQKTILRDLLRFLLVYIIFLFGFAAGKALLSIRLQAGLQEVNFSEEDSNSVFLIALVTLMGDAPSVSQNKSLAQLESAGSHAMYGGLLSVSLELFKITIGMGDLDFQEHARFRYFVMFLLLLFVILTYILLLNMLIALMSETVTDISGYSKSIWKLQRAIAILEIEKAWLWRQGGKRRSGCFMSVGLNKKDERWCFRVEEIKWTNWAKDVGVLKEDPGNTSDSEINPEASC from the exons ATGGATAACTTCACAAATGGGCAGCCGGGCCCAGGTCAGAGGAACAGGTTGATGGGATTGCTAGAAACAGATGACAGTATCCAGGAAGATAAACCTGCATCtagtaaaaaggaagaaagatcaggacatggaaagaaaggagagcCACGACCCTTGGAGACGCCTTATCAGAAGGAGAGCAGTGACTTTCCTCCTAAAGTCAAGATTAATCTGAACTATCGGCCAGGGCTCGTCAGCAA CCAAAAGGACCCCAATCGCTTTGACAGAGACAGGCTCTTCAGCGCAGTCTCAAGGGGCAGCCCTGAGGCACTGGATGGTTTACTTGAGTACTTACGGAGGACCTCCAAATTTCTCACCAATTCTGAATACACAG ATGCAAAGACTGGGAAGACCTGCTTAATGAAAGCCCTGTTGAacttaaaaaatggaaagaatgacacAATCCCACTTTTGCTGGAAATAGACCAAAAGACACAGAATCCCAGGCCACTTGTTAATGTGGCATGCTCTGACTGTTACTACAGAG GCCAGACAGCACTCCATATTGCCATAGAGAAAAGGAGCCTAGATTTAGTGAAACTTCTAGTAGAGAATGGAGCTGATGTCCATGCCAGAGCCCATGGTGAATTCttcaagaagaagaaagaaggagtTAGCTTTTATTTTG GTGAGCTTCCCCTCTCCTTGGCTGCTTGTACCAACCAGCTTGAGGTGGTGGAATATCTTCTAAACAATCCCCACCAGAAGGCCAGCCTCCAGGAGCAAGATACACAGGGCAACACAGTCCTCCATGCCCTGGTGATGATTGCAGATGACACTGAGGAGAACACCAAGTTTGTGAGCACAACATATGTTGAGATCTTAAAGGCAGGTGTGAAGGTTGACCCAACGTGGAAACTGGAGGAGATAGTGAACTATGATGGACTAAATCCTCTGCAGCTTGCTGCCAAGACAGGCAAAGTGGAG ATCTTCAAGCACATCATCCAAAGAGAGATCAAAGACCCAGTGTACAGGCACCTGTCACGCAAGTTCACTGAATGGACGTATGGACCTATCCATGTGTCTCTCTATGACTTGTCCTCTATAGACAGCTTTGAGGAAAACTCTGTGCTGGAGATTCTGGCATACAGCAGTGACACACCG AATCGGTACAAGATGGTGGTTTTGGAGCCACTGAACAAACTGCTTCAGCAAAAGTGGGAAACATTTGCTTCCAAGAGATTCTACTTCAGTTTTGTCTCATACTTGTCATTCATGATCATCTTTACAGCCATTGCATACTATCAACCCTTACGGGTAAAG CCTTCATTTCCAGTGGAGTTCACAGCTGGAGGCTTCCTGTGGGTCTCTGGACTGATCATTATCTTGCTAGGAGGCATTTATCTAATCTTTGCTCAG AGTCTGTACTTGCGGAGGAGACGCCAGTCCCTGAAGACTATGTGTTCTGACAGCTGCATTGAGATCTTGAT CTTCATCCAGGCTTTCTCATTGCTGCTGTCAGCCGTCCTGTATGGTGCAAGTTCAGAAAATTATGTGGCAGTGATGGTGTTCTCCCTGCTTTTGGGATGGGTGAACACGCTGTATTACACTCGGGGCTTTCAACGCACTGGGATCTACAGTGTCATGATACAGAAG ACTATCCTGAGAGATCTACTGCGTTTCCTCTTGGTTTATATCATCTTCCTCTTTGGCTTTGCTGCAGGTAAGGCCTTACTCAGCATTAGGTTGCAGGCTGGGCTGCAAGAAGtaaatttttctgaagaagattcaaattctgtttttctcataGCTCTGGTTACGCTGATGGGGGACGCTCCTTCGGTCTCTCAGAACAAGTCTCTTGCTCAGTTGGAGAGTGCTGGGAGCCATGCTATGTACGGTGGGCTGCTTAGTGTTTCCCTGGAGCTCTTCAAGATCACCATTGGGATGGGTGACCTGGATTTCCAGGAACATGCCAGATTCAGATACTTCGTcatgttcctgctgcttctctttgtgATCCTCACTTACATTCTTTTGCTCAACATGCTGATTGCGCTCATGAGCGAGACTGTCACAGATATTTCTGGTTACAGCAAAAGCATCTGGAAGCTGCAG AGGGCTATTGCTATTCTAGAAATAGAGAAGGCCTGGCTGTGGCGCCAAGGTGGGAAGAGGAGATCTGGCTGCTTCATGTCAGTGGGCCTCAATAAGAAAGATGAGAGGTGGTGTTTCAG AGTAGAGGAAATTAAATGGACGAATTGGGCAAAGGATGTGGGAGTTCTTAAGGAAGACCCTGGAAACACCAGTGATTCAGAAATAAATCCAGAAG CTTCCTGCTGA